The following proteins are co-located in the Zonotrichia albicollis isolate bZonAlb1 chromosome 1, bZonAlb1.hap1, whole genome shotgun sequence genome:
- the ANLN gene encoding anillin isoform X6, which yields MDPFTEKLLERTRARRENLQRKMAERPKMGARPTMQTKRAREPLAETGNQAPLPSDEVKPDTKPSPSKRLCPNDVETQAPSSENVQPVASSSTSHDSPQMTSEPHETASNRAPLVQPLENAKQNSKSETPAALSVKTRMQKLAEQRRCWDSEDPSECVPLSPLQSKDLCVSPPKQTSSALASETPIGRRGRLANLAATIGSWEDDLSHPSAKQNNAQEQPGTTCLSKLSTTSGASARINSSSVKQEAASCSQRLVEASINKPANSKRADPNNSLTQSSRVTAPCSKESEVQQRPAENPCSPRKAEERTQTAKSALPQPVQSKAEPVKGTHVQLEPKGKPTTPGGSGIKPFLERFGERCQERSARSPATNTPGCRTPTVTPNTRTIQERLLKQNENSSTASLALQLKQERERELACLRGRFDRGNLWSAEKSDSSKRRLPEAKMESQSQASPKHPPSSDASALGSSEDTSAGDRPAKSPSVVSSDTSKCEETDKSSPLKTAESKSPVKAMSVSKFEQLDEKPKDEVYEGKMRVDDEMNSSKVINEIFEILQEDGPDIEKLKKEMSMSLEGESDEDEQEESLNISSMSLLTPLVESVGSEAFGSPSKSTGEGSSISDVSLKSEKFQRTRVPRAESGDSIGSVSEDRNLPYSVDAYRSQRFKETERPSIKQIIVRKEDVASRLEMRRNGPSDQVNIKKKMQELNNEINRQQTVIYQASQALNCCFDEEHGKGSQEEAEAERLLLFATEKRTALLEELNKLKSEGPHNKKNKAASTSAEFAPSRGSVSISEMRLPLKADFVCGTAQKPEAGNYYYVIILRSGAENMVATPLASTASSLNGDALTFTTTFTMHDVSNDFEINIEVYSWVQRKEGTSTDKRKKTNKSKVITPKRLLTSITSKSNLLTPAMASPGGPNAIRSTNFILVGSHKLSLSSVGNNKFALDKVPFLSPLEGHIYLKLKCQVDSLVEEKGFLTMFEDVSGFGAWHRRWCVLSGNCISYWTYPDDEKRKHPLGRINLANCTNHQIEPANREFCARPNTFELITVRPQREDDRETLVSQCRDTLCVTKNWLSADTKEERNLWMQKLNQVLIDLRMWQPDACYKPSGKL from the exons ATGGACCCGTTCACCGAG AAACTCCTTGAAAGAACCCGTGCCAGGCGCGAGAACCTGCAGAGGAAAATGGCAGAGCGGCCGAAGATGGGGGCGAGACCCACAATGCAGACCAAGAGGGCCAGAGAGCCTTTGGCAGAAACTGGTAACCAGGCACCTCTTCCCAGTGACGAAG TAAAACCAGATACAAAGCCATCACCATCAAAAAGGCTCTGCCCTAATGATGTGGAGACTCAAGCTCCTAGTTCAGAGAATGTACAGCCAGTTGCTTCAAGTTCCACAAGCCATGACTCTCCTCAGATGACTTCAGAACCACACGAAACTGCTTCTAACAGAGCTCCATTGGTTCAGCCTCTTgagaatgcaaaacaaaactCCAAGTCAGAAACTCCTGCGGCCCTTTCAGTCAAAACACGTATGCAGAAGTTGGCAGAGCAGCGGCGCTGCTGGGATAGTGAGG atCCCTCTGAATGTGttcctctgtctcctctccAGTCAAAAGATCTGTGTGTTTCTCCACCTAAGCAGACATCCAGTGCCCTAGCAAGCGAAACCCCTATTGGGAGGAGAGGCCGTTTAGCTAACCTTGCTGCTACAATTGGTTCCTGGGAAGATGACCTAAGTCATCCAtctgcaaagcaaaacaatgcACAAGAACAGCCTGGCACTACTTGTTTATCCAAATTGTCCACTACAAGTGGAGCATCTGCTAGAATCAATAGTAGCAGTGTAAAGCAGGAAGCTGCATCCTGTTCTCAAAGGCTTGTTGAGGCTTCTATTAATAAACCAGCAAACTCAAAGAGAGCG GATCCAAACAATTCTTTAACACAATCTTCAAGAGTCACTGCTCCCTGTTCTAAAGAATCTGAAGTACAGCAACGGCCGGCAGAGAATCCCTGCAGTCCCCGGAAAGCTGAAGAGCGTACACAAACAGCCAAGTCAGCTTTGCCTCAACCAGTTCAGTCCAAAGCAGAGCCAGTCAAAGGAACACATGTGCAACTTGAACCTAAGGGTAAACCCACAACACCAG GGGGATCTGGAATTAAGCCCTTCCTGGAACGCTTTGGGGAGCGCTGTCAGGAGCGTAGTGCACGCAGCCCTGCTACGAACACTCCAGGGTGCAGAACGCCCACTGTTACCCCAAACACAAGGACAATCCAGGAGAGGCTTctcaaacaaaatgaaaattcctCTACTGCCAGTTTAGCGCTTCAGCTTAAACAG GAACGTGAACGGGAACTTGCATGCCTTCGTGGCCGATTTGATAGGGGCAATCTGTGGAGTGCGGAGAAAAGTGACAGTTCAAAGAGGAGGCTTCCAGAAGCTAAAATG GAAAGCCAATCTCAGGCCAGTCCAAAACATCCTCCTAGTTCAGATGCCTCTGCTCTTGGATCTTCAGAAGACACATCAGCAGGTGACAGGCCAGCAAAGTCTCCCAGCGTGGTGTCTTCAG ATACTTCTAAATGTGAAGAGACTGATAAATCCAGTCCTCTGAAGACTGCAGAGTCAAAGAGCCCTGTAAAAGCGATGTCTGTTTCAAAATTTGAACAACTTGATGAGAAACCAAAAG ATGAAGTGTACGAAGGCAAAATGCGTGTGGATGACGAGATGAATAGCTCAAAGGTGATAAATGAGATTTTTGAAATTCTTCAAGAGGATGGTCCAGACATAGAAAAgctgaagaaagaaatgagcATGAGCCTGGAAGGTGAAAGTGATGAGGATGAGCAGGAAGAGTCACTGAACATTTCATCAATGTCTCTGTTAACCCCTCTAGTGGAATCTGTTGGTTCAGAG gcCTTTGGTTCTCCTTCTAAGTCAACTGGGGAAGGTAGCAGTATCAGTGATGTCAGTCTGAAGTCTGAGAAGTTCCAAAGGACCAGAGTTCCCAGGGCAGAATCTGGAGACAGTATTGGCTCTGTGTCGGAAGATCGCAATCTTCCTTACAG TGTCGATGCATACAGATCCCAAAGATTTAAGGAAACAGAACGTCCTTCAATAAAGCAAATAATTGTTCGCAAGGAAGATGTGGCTTCCAGACTAGAAATGAGAAGAAATGGCCCATCTGATCAAGTCAAcatcaaaaagaaaatgcag GAATTGAACAATGAGATCAACAGGCAACAGACAGTGATTTATCAAGCCAGTCAAGCTCTGAACTGCTGTTTTGATGAGGAACATGGAAAAGGGTCACaggaagaagcagaagcagagagaCTTCTTCTCTTTGCAA CTGAGAAGAGAACTGCTTTATTGGAAGAATTGAATAAACTGAAGAGTGAGGGAccacataataaaaaaaataaagctgcttCTACATCCGCTGAATTTGCTCCCTCCAGGGGATCTGTTTCCATTTCAGAAATGCGTCTACCTCTAAAAGCAGACTTTGTATGTGGTACAGCTCAAAAGCCAG AAGCAGGAAATTACTACTATGTAATAATACTGAGATCTGGAGCAGAAAACATGGTTGCAACTCCATTAGCAAGTACTGCCAGCTCCCTGAATGGAGATGCTCTTACTTTTACTACGACGTTTACTAT GCATGATGTGTCAAATGACTTTGAAATAAATATAGAAGTTTACAGTTGG GTGCAGAGAAAAGAAGGTACAAGCActgataaaaggaaaaagacaaataaatCTAAG GTTATTACTCCAAAGAGATTATTAACATCTATTACCTCG AAAAGCAACCTTCTTACTCCAG CCATGGCCAGTCCAGGTGGCCCAAATGCCATACGCAGTACGAATTTCATCCTTGTTGGATCCCACAAGTTATCGCTGTCCTCTGTGGGAAATAACAAATTTGCACTGGACAAG gtTCCCTTTTTGTCTCCTTTGGAAGGTCATATATATCTGAAGTTGAAATGCCAAGTGGACTCTTTGGTGGAGGAGAAAGGGTTCCTG accATGTTTGAAGATGTGAGTGGATTTGGAGCGTGGCATAGGCGCTGGTGTGTGCTGTCTGGAAATTGTATCTCCTATTGGACATACCCAGATGATGAGAAAAGAAAG CATCCTTTGGGCCGGATAAACTTGGCTAACTGCACAAATCATCAGATTGAACCTGCCAACAGGGAGTTCTGTGCCCGTCCCAACACTTTTGAACTAATAACTGTCCGACCTCAGAGAGAAGATGACCGAGAGACCCTCGTCAGCCAATGCAGAGACACACTCTGTGTTACAAA GAACTGGCTGTCTGCTGACACTAAAGAAGAACGTAACCTTTGGATGCAAAAGCTCAACCAAGTCCTCATTGACCTTCGCATGTGGCAGCCTGATGCCTGCTACAAACCTTCCGGAAAGCTTTAA
- the ANLN gene encoding anillin isoform X3: MDPFTEKLLERTRARRENLQRKMAERPKMGARPTMQTKRAREPLAETGNQAPLPSDEVKPDTKPSPSKRLCPNDVETQAPSSENVQPVASSSTSHDSPQMTSEPHETASNRAPLVQPLENAKQNSKSETPAALSVKTRMQKLAEQRRCWDSEDPSECVPLSPLQSKDLCVSPPKQTSSALASETPIGRRGRLANLAATIGSWEDDLSHPSAKQNNAQEQPGTTCLSKLSTTSGASARINSSSVKQEAASCSQRLVEASINKPANSKRADPNNSLTQSSRVTAPCSKESEVQQRPAENPCSPRKAEERTQTAKSALPQPVQSKAEPVKGTHVQLEPKGKPTTPGGSGIKPFLERFGERCQERSARSPATNTPGCRTPTVTPNTRTIQERLLKQNENSSTASLALQLKQERERELACLRGRFDRGNLWSAEKSDSSKRRLPEAKMESQSQASPKHPPSSDASALGSSEDTSAGDRPAKSPSVVSSDTSKCEETDKSSPLKTAESKSPVKAMSVSKFEQLDEKPKDEVYEGKMRVDDEMNSSKVINEIFEILQEDGPDIEKLKKEMSMSLEGESDEDEQEESLNISSMSLLTPLVESVGSEAFGSPSKSTGEGSSISDVSLKSEKFQRTRVPRAESGDSIGSVSEDRNLPYSVDAYRSQRFKETERPSIKQIIVRKEDVASRLEMRRNGPSDQVNIKKKMQELNNEINRQQTVIYQASQALNCCFDEEHGKGSQEEAEAERLLLFATEKRTALLEELNKLKSEGPHNKKNKAASTSAEFAPSRGSVSISEMRLPLKADFVCGTAQKPEAGNYYYVIILRSGAENMVATPLASTASSLNGDALTFTTTFTMHDVSNDFEINIEVYSWVQRKEGTSTDKRKKTNKSKVITPKRLLTSITSKSNLLTPAMASPGGPNAIRSTNFILVGSHKLSLSSVGNNKFALDKINFEGEEKELLGFMFQDKVPFLSPLEGHIYLKLKCQVDSLVEEKGFLTMFEDVSGFGAWHRRWCVLSGNCISYWTYPDDEKRKHPLGRINLANCTNHQIEPANREFCARPNTFELITVRPQREDDRETLVSQCRDTLCVTKNWLSADTKEERNLWMQKLNQVLIDLRMWQPDACYKPSGKL; encoded by the exons ATGGACCCGTTCACCGAG AAACTCCTTGAAAGAACCCGTGCCAGGCGCGAGAACCTGCAGAGGAAAATGGCAGAGCGGCCGAAGATGGGGGCGAGACCCACAATGCAGACCAAGAGGGCCAGAGAGCCTTTGGCAGAAACTGGTAACCAGGCACCTCTTCCCAGTGACGAAG TAAAACCAGATACAAAGCCATCACCATCAAAAAGGCTCTGCCCTAATGATGTGGAGACTCAAGCTCCTAGTTCAGAGAATGTACAGCCAGTTGCTTCAAGTTCCACAAGCCATGACTCTCCTCAGATGACTTCAGAACCACACGAAACTGCTTCTAACAGAGCTCCATTGGTTCAGCCTCTTgagaatgcaaaacaaaactCCAAGTCAGAAACTCCTGCGGCCCTTTCAGTCAAAACACGTATGCAGAAGTTGGCAGAGCAGCGGCGCTGCTGGGATAGTGAGG atCCCTCTGAATGTGttcctctgtctcctctccAGTCAAAAGATCTGTGTGTTTCTCCACCTAAGCAGACATCCAGTGCCCTAGCAAGCGAAACCCCTATTGGGAGGAGAGGCCGTTTAGCTAACCTTGCTGCTACAATTGGTTCCTGGGAAGATGACCTAAGTCATCCAtctgcaaagcaaaacaatgcACAAGAACAGCCTGGCACTACTTGTTTATCCAAATTGTCCACTACAAGTGGAGCATCTGCTAGAATCAATAGTAGCAGTGTAAAGCAGGAAGCTGCATCCTGTTCTCAAAGGCTTGTTGAGGCTTCTATTAATAAACCAGCAAACTCAAAGAGAGCG GATCCAAACAATTCTTTAACACAATCTTCAAGAGTCACTGCTCCCTGTTCTAAAGAATCTGAAGTACAGCAACGGCCGGCAGAGAATCCCTGCAGTCCCCGGAAAGCTGAAGAGCGTACACAAACAGCCAAGTCAGCTTTGCCTCAACCAGTTCAGTCCAAAGCAGAGCCAGTCAAAGGAACACATGTGCAACTTGAACCTAAGGGTAAACCCACAACACCAG GGGGATCTGGAATTAAGCCCTTCCTGGAACGCTTTGGGGAGCGCTGTCAGGAGCGTAGTGCACGCAGCCCTGCTACGAACACTCCAGGGTGCAGAACGCCCACTGTTACCCCAAACACAAGGACAATCCAGGAGAGGCTTctcaaacaaaatgaaaattcctCTACTGCCAGTTTAGCGCTTCAGCTTAAACAG GAACGTGAACGGGAACTTGCATGCCTTCGTGGCCGATTTGATAGGGGCAATCTGTGGAGTGCGGAGAAAAGTGACAGTTCAAAGAGGAGGCTTCCAGAAGCTAAAATG GAAAGCCAATCTCAGGCCAGTCCAAAACATCCTCCTAGTTCAGATGCCTCTGCTCTTGGATCTTCAGAAGACACATCAGCAGGTGACAGGCCAGCAAAGTCTCCCAGCGTGGTGTCTTCAG ATACTTCTAAATGTGAAGAGACTGATAAATCCAGTCCTCTGAAGACTGCAGAGTCAAAGAGCCCTGTAAAAGCGATGTCTGTTTCAAAATTTGAACAACTTGATGAGAAACCAAAAG ATGAAGTGTACGAAGGCAAAATGCGTGTGGATGACGAGATGAATAGCTCAAAGGTGATAAATGAGATTTTTGAAATTCTTCAAGAGGATGGTCCAGACATAGAAAAgctgaagaaagaaatgagcATGAGCCTGGAAGGTGAAAGTGATGAGGATGAGCAGGAAGAGTCACTGAACATTTCATCAATGTCTCTGTTAACCCCTCTAGTGGAATCTGTTGGTTCAGAG gcCTTTGGTTCTCCTTCTAAGTCAACTGGGGAAGGTAGCAGTATCAGTGATGTCAGTCTGAAGTCTGAGAAGTTCCAAAGGACCAGAGTTCCCAGGGCAGAATCTGGAGACAGTATTGGCTCTGTGTCGGAAGATCGCAATCTTCCTTACAG TGTCGATGCATACAGATCCCAAAGATTTAAGGAAACAGAACGTCCTTCAATAAAGCAAATAATTGTTCGCAAGGAAGATGTGGCTTCCAGACTAGAAATGAGAAGAAATGGCCCATCTGATCAAGTCAAcatcaaaaagaaaatgcag GAATTGAACAATGAGATCAACAGGCAACAGACAGTGATTTATCAAGCCAGTCAAGCTCTGAACTGCTGTTTTGATGAGGAACATGGAAAAGGGTCACaggaagaagcagaagcagagagaCTTCTTCTCTTTGCAA CTGAGAAGAGAACTGCTTTATTGGAAGAATTGAATAAACTGAAGAGTGAGGGAccacataataaaaaaaataaagctgcttCTACATCCGCTGAATTTGCTCCCTCCAGGGGATCTGTTTCCATTTCAGAAATGCGTCTACCTCTAAAAGCAGACTTTGTATGTGGTACAGCTCAAAAGCCAG AAGCAGGAAATTACTACTATGTAATAATACTGAGATCTGGAGCAGAAAACATGGTTGCAACTCCATTAGCAAGTACTGCCAGCTCCCTGAATGGAGATGCTCTTACTTTTACTACGACGTTTACTAT GCATGATGTGTCAAATGACTTTGAAATAAATATAGAAGTTTACAGTTGG GTGCAGAGAAAAGAAGGTACAAGCActgataaaaggaaaaagacaaataaatCTAAG GTTATTACTCCAAAGAGATTATTAACATCTATTACCTCG AAAAGCAACCTTCTTACTCCAG CCATGGCCAGTCCAGGTGGCCCAAATGCCATACGCAGTACGAATTTCATCCTTGTTGGATCCCACAAGTTATCGCTGTCCTCTGTGGGAAATAACAAATTTGCACTGGACAAG ATAAATTTtgaaggggaggaaaaagaacTGTTGGGATTTATGTTCCAGGACAAG gtTCCCTTTTTGTCTCCTTTGGAAGGTCATATATATCTGAAGTTGAAATGCCAAGTGGACTCTTTGGTGGAGGAGAAAGGGTTCCTG accATGTTTGAAGATGTGAGTGGATTTGGAGCGTGGCATAGGCGCTGGTGTGTGCTGTCTGGAAATTGTATCTCCTATTGGACATACCCAGATGATGAGAAAAGAAAG CATCCTTTGGGCCGGATAAACTTGGCTAACTGCACAAATCATCAGATTGAACCTGCCAACAGGGAGTTCTGTGCCCGTCCCAACACTTTTGAACTAATAACTGTCCGACCTCAGAGAGAAGATGACCGAGAGACCCTCGTCAGCCAATGCAGAGACACACTCTGTGTTACAAA GAACTGGCTGTCTGCTGACACTAAAGAAGAACGTAACCTTTGGATGCAAAAGCTCAACCAAGTCCTCATTGACCTTCGCATGTGGCAGCCTGATGCCTGCTACAAACCTTCCGGAAAGCTTTAA
- the ANLN gene encoding anillin isoform X5 produces the protein MAERPKMGARPTMQTKRAREPLAETGNQAPLPSDEVKPDTKPSPSKRLCPNDVETQAPSSENVQPVASSSTSHDSPQMTSEPHETASNRAPLVQPLENAKQNSKSETPAALSVKTRMQKLAEQRRCWDSEDPSECVPLSPLQSKDLCVSPPKQTSSALASETPIGRRGRLANLAATIGSWEDDLSHPSAKQNNAQEQPGTTCLSKLSTTSGASARINSSSVKQEAASCSQRLVEASINKPANSKRADPNNSLTQSSRVTAPCSKESEVQQRPAENPCSPRKAEERTQTAKSALPQPVQSKAEPVKGTHVQLEPKGKPTTPGGSGIKPFLERFGERCQERSARSPATNTPGCRTPTVTPNTRTIQERLLKQNENSSTASLALQLKQERERELACLRGRFDRGNLWSAEKSDSSKRRLPEAKMESQSQASPKHPPSSDASALGSSEDTSAGDRPAKSPSVVSSDTSKCEETDKSSPLKTAESKSPVKAMSVSKFEQLDEKPKDEVYEGKMRVDDEMNSSKVINEIFEILQEDGPDIEKLKKEMSMSLEGESDEDEQEESLNISSMSLLTPLVESVGSEAFGSPSKSTGEGSSISDVSLKSEKFQRTRVPRAESGDSIGSVSEDRNLPYSVDAYRSQRFKETERPSIKQIIVRKEDVASRLEMRRNGPSDQVNIKKKMQELNNEINRQQTVIYQASQALNCCFDEEHGKGSQEEAEAERLLLFATEKRTALLEELNKLKSEGPHNKKNKAASTSAEFAPSRGSVSISEMRLPLKADFVCGTAQKPEAGNYYYVIILRSGAENMVATPLASTASSLNGDALTFTTTFTMHDVSNDFEINIEVYSWVQRKEGTSTDKRKKTNKSKVITPKRLLTSITSKSNLLTPAMASPGGPNAIRSTNFILVGSHKLSLSSVGNNKFALDKINFEGEEKELLGFMFQDKVPFLSPLEGHIYLKLKCQVDSLVEEKGFLTMFEDVSGFGAWHRRWCVLSGNCISYWTYPDDEKRKHPLGRINLANCTNHQIEPANREFCARPNTFELITVRPQREDDRETLVSQCRDTLCVTKNWLSADTKEERNLWMQKLNQVLIDLRMWQPDACYKPSGKL, from the exons ATGGCAGAGCGGCCGAAGATGGGGGCGAGACCCACAATGCAGACCAAGAGGGCCAGAGAGCCTTTGGCAGAAACTGGTAACCAGGCACCTCTTCCCAGTGACGAAG TAAAACCAGATACAAAGCCATCACCATCAAAAAGGCTCTGCCCTAATGATGTGGAGACTCAAGCTCCTAGTTCAGAGAATGTACAGCCAGTTGCTTCAAGTTCCACAAGCCATGACTCTCCTCAGATGACTTCAGAACCACACGAAACTGCTTCTAACAGAGCTCCATTGGTTCAGCCTCTTgagaatgcaaaacaaaactCCAAGTCAGAAACTCCTGCGGCCCTTTCAGTCAAAACACGTATGCAGAAGTTGGCAGAGCAGCGGCGCTGCTGGGATAGTGAGG atCCCTCTGAATGTGttcctctgtctcctctccAGTCAAAAGATCTGTGTGTTTCTCCACCTAAGCAGACATCCAGTGCCCTAGCAAGCGAAACCCCTATTGGGAGGAGAGGCCGTTTAGCTAACCTTGCTGCTACAATTGGTTCCTGGGAAGATGACCTAAGTCATCCAtctgcaaagcaaaacaatgcACAAGAACAGCCTGGCACTACTTGTTTATCCAAATTGTCCACTACAAGTGGAGCATCTGCTAGAATCAATAGTAGCAGTGTAAAGCAGGAAGCTGCATCCTGTTCTCAAAGGCTTGTTGAGGCTTCTATTAATAAACCAGCAAACTCAAAGAGAGCG GATCCAAACAATTCTTTAACACAATCTTCAAGAGTCACTGCTCCCTGTTCTAAAGAATCTGAAGTACAGCAACGGCCGGCAGAGAATCCCTGCAGTCCCCGGAAAGCTGAAGAGCGTACACAAACAGCCAAGTCAGCTTTGCCTCAACCAGTTCAGTCCAAAGCAGAGCCAGTCAAAGGAACACATGTGCAACTTGAACCTAAGGGTAAACCCACAACACCAG GGGGATCTGGAATTAAGCCCTTCCTGGAACGCTTTGGGGAGCGCTGTCAGGAGCGTAGTGCACGCAGCCCTGCTACGAACACTCCAGGGTGCAGAACGCCCACTGTTACCCCAAACACAAGGACAATCCAGGAGAGGCTTctcaaacaaaatgaaaattcctCTACTGCCAGTTTAGCGCTTCAGCTTAAACAG GAACGTGAACGGGAACTTGCATGCCTTCGTGGCCGATTTGATAGGGGCAATCTGTGGAGTGCGGAGAAAAGTGACAGTTCAAAGAGGAGGCTTCCAGAAGCTAAAATG GAAAGCCAATCTCAGGCCAGTCCAAAACATCCTCCTAGTTCAGATGCCTCTGCTCTTGGATCTTCAGAAGACACATCAGCAGGTGACAGGCCAGCAAAGTCTCCCAGCGTGGTGTCTTCAG ATACTTCTAAATGTGAAGAGACTGATAAATCCAGTCCTCTGAAGACTGCAGAGTCAAAGAGCCCTGTAAAAGCGATGTCTGTTTCAAAATTTGAACAACTTGATGAGAAACCAAAAG ATGAAGTGTACGAAGGCAAAATGCGTGTGGATGACGAGATGAATAGCTCAAAGGTGATAAATGAGATTTTTGAAATTCTTCAAGAGGATGGTCCAGACATAGAAAAgctgaagaaagaaatgagcATGAGCCTGGAAGGTGAAAGTGATGAGGATGAGCAGGAAGAGTCACTGAACATTTCATCAATGTCTCTGTTAACCCCTCTAGTGGAATCTGTTGGTTCAGAG gcCTTTGGTTCTCCTTCTAAGTCAACTGGGGAAGGTAGCAGTATCAGTGATGTCAGTCTGAAGTCTGAGAAGTTCCAAAGGACCAGAGTTCCCAGGGCAGAATCTGGAGACAGTATTGGCTCTGTGTCGGAAGATCGCAATCTTCCTTACAG TGTCGATGCATACAGATCCCAAAGATTTAAGGAAACAGAACGTCCTTCAATAAAGCAAATAATTGTTCGCAAGGAAGATGTGGCTTCCAGACTAGAAATGAGAAGAAATGGCCCATCTGATCAAGTCAAcatcaaaaagaaaatgcag GAATTGAACAATGAGATCAACAGGCAACAGACAGTGATTTATCAAGCCAGTCAAGCTCTGAACTGCTGTTTTGATGAGGAACATGGAAAAGGGTCACaggaagaagcagaagcagagagaCTTCTTCTCTTTGCAA CTGAGAAGAGAACTGCTTTATTGGAAGAATTGAATAAACTGAAGAGTGAGGGAccacataataaaaaaaataaagctgcttCTACATCCGCTGAATTTGCTCCCTCCAGGGGATCTGTTTCCATTTCAGAAATGCGTCTACCTCTAAAAGCAGACTTTGTATGTGGTACAGCTCAAAAGCCAG AAGCAGGAAATTACTACTATGTAATAATACTGAGATCTGGAGCAGAAAACATGGTTGCAACTCCATTAGCAAGTACTGCCAGCTCCCTGAATGGAGATGCTCTTACTTTTACTACGACGTTTACTAT GCATGATGTGTCAAATGACTTTGAAATAAATATAGAAGTTTACAGTTGG GTGCAGAGAAAAGAAGGTACAAGCActgataaaaggaaaaagacaaataaatCTAAG GTTATTACTCCAAAGAGATTATTAACATCTATTACCTCG AAAAGCAACCTTCTTACTCCAG CCATGGCCAGTCCAGGTGGCCCAAATGCCATACGCAGTACGAATTTCATCCTTGTTGGATCCCACAAGTTATCGCTGTCCTCTGTGGGAAATAACAAATTTGCACTGGACAAG ATAAATTTtgaaggggaggaaaaagaacTGTTGGGATTTATGTTCCAGGACAAG gtTCCCTTTTTGTCTCCTTTGGAAGGTCATATATATCTGAAGTTGAAATGCCAAGTGGACTCTTTGGTGGAGGAGAAAGGGTTCCTG accATGTTTGAAGATGTGAGTGGATTTGGAGCGTGGCATAGGCGCTGGTGTGTGCTGTCTGGAAATTGTATCTCCTATTGGACATACCCAGATGATGAGAAAAGAAAG CATCCTTTGGGCCGGATAAACTTGGCTAACTGCACAAATCATCAGATTGAACCTGCCAACAGGGAGTTCTGTGCCCGTCCCAACACTTTTGAACTAATAACTGTCCGACCTCAGAGAGAAGATGACCGAGAGACCCTCGTCAGCCAATGCAGAGACACACTCTGTGTTACAAA GAACTGGCTGTCTGCTGACACTAAAGAAGAACGTAACCTTTGGATGCAAAAGCTCAACCAAGTCCTCATTGACCTTCGCATGTGGCAGCCTGATGCCTGCTACAAACCTTCCGGAAAGCTTTAA